In Bacteroidia bacterium, a genomic segment contains:
- a CDS encoding M15 family metallopeptidase yields the protein MRYIFFSVCILCLLMMGASCSRDHQQSGQSPASKDTLLLKEHSDSLEVTAIDDSLLSGNMASVKSVPDTSQLERNLIAQGLVNILQRDPGIQTDIKYSTTDNFLHEDVYEDFDKCYLQPEVADMLLKVQTIIKEKDSSLSLIVFDCVRPRSVQHKMWKIVKGTPQQPYVAPPGGIGSMHNYGAAVDLSLIHLDTGLVDMGTPFDFFGPQAQPRYEMDYLKKGELTQTQLQNRWLLRNAMKAAGFEVILSEWWHFNAFPAEEVRKRFVIVE from the coding sequence ATGAGATATATTTTCTTTTCTGTCTGCATTTTGTGCCTGCTGATGATGGGGGCTTCCTGTAGCAGGGATCACCAACAGTCGGGCCAGTCTCCAGCTTCTAAAGATACGCTTCTACTCAAAGAGCATAGCGATTCTCTGGAAGTGACCGCTATTGACGATTCACTCCTTTCCGGCAATATGGCTTCAGTGAAGTCCGTTCCGGATACTTCTCAGTTGGAGCGCAATCTGATCGCTCAGGGGTTGGTGAATATTTTGCAAAGGGATCCCGGAATTCAGACTGATATCAAATATTCAACTACAGACAACTTTCTTCATGAAGATGTTTATGAAGATTTTGATAAGTGTTATCTGCAACCAGAGGTAGCTGATATGCTTCTCAAAGTTCAAACAATTATCAAGGAGAAAGATTCTTCGCTAAGCCTGATCGTATTTGACTGTGTCAGGCCCAGGTCCGTTCAACATAAAATGTGGAAAATTGTTAAAGGCACACCTCAACAACCTTATGTCGCCCCTCCGGGCGGTATTGGTTCCATGCACAACTACGGTGCGGCAGTTGACCTGAGCCTGATTCACCTGGATACGGGTCTGGTTGATATGGGTACGCCGTTTGATTTTTTTGGGCCGCAAGCACAGCCACGTTATGAAATGGATTATTTGAAAAAAGGAGAACTTACCCAAACACAGTTACAAAACCGCTGGCTTTTGCGAAATGCAATGAAAGCTGCGGGCTTTGAGGTAATCCTTTCCGAATGGTGGCACTTTAATGCTTTTCCGGCCGAGGAGGTTCGGAAGCGTTTTGTAATCGTCGAGTAG